The DNA region CCGATGATGCGGTCGGCGAACTCGCTGGTCTTGACCTCGGTGGAGCCTTCCATGCTGCGGGCGAAGTCGTAGGTGACGGTCTTGTCCTGGATGGTGGCGTCCAGGGCCTTCAGGATCAGGTCGGCCGCCTCGGTCCAGCCCATGTAGCGCAGCATCATCTCGCCGGAGAGGATCACGCTGCTGGGGTTGATGACATCCTTGCCGGCGTACTTGGGCGCGGTGCCGTGGGTGGCCTCGAAGATGGCGTGGCCGGTCACGTAGTTGATGTTCGCGCCGGGGGCGATGCCGATCCCGCCGACCTGGGCGGCCAGGGCGTCGCTGAGGTAGTCGCCGTTGAGGTTCAGGGTGGCGACGACGTCGTAGTCGGTGGGGCGCAGCAGGATCTGCTGGAGGAAGTTGTCGGCGATGACGTCCTTGATGACGATGCCGCCGGGCAGCTGCAGCCAGGGACCGCCGTCGAGTTCCACGCCGCCGAATTCGCGCTTGGCGAGCTCGTAGCCCCAGTCGCGGAAGCCGCCCTCGGTGAACTTCATGATGTTGCCCTTGTGCACCAGCGTGACGCTCTTGCGGCCGTTGTCGATGGCGAACTGGATGGCGGCGCGCACGAGGCGCTCGGTGCCTTCACGGGACACGGGCTTGACGCCGAAGGAGCTGCTGTCCGGGAACCGGATCTTGTTCACGCCCATCTCGCGCATCAGGAAGCCGCGGAGTTTCTCGGCTTCGTCGGTGCCGGCCTTCCATTCGATGCCGGCGTAGATGTCCTCGGTGTTCTCGCGGAAGATCACCATGTCCACGTCCTGGGGACGCTTGACGGGGCTGGGCACACCCTCGAAGTACTGCACGGGACGCACGCAGGCGTACAGGTCGAGTTCCTGACGCAGCGCCACGTTGATGCTGCGGATGCCGGTGCCGACCGGGGTGGTCAGGGGGCCCTTGATGCCGAACAGGTACTCGCGGAAGGCGACCAGGGTGCTTTCGGGCAGCCACTCGTTGGCGCCGTACACCGTCAGGGCTTTCTCACCCGCGTACACCTCCATCCATTCGAGCTTGCGCTCGCCGCCGTAGGCCTTCTCCACCGCAGCGTCGAACACACGCACGGACGCCCGCCAGATGTCGGGACCGGTGCCGTCCCCTTCGACGAAGGGGATGATGGGGTGGTTCGGAACGGTGAGTTTGCCGTTCTGCATGGTGATCTTCTCGCCCGTTGCGGGAACCTTGATGTGCTTGTCCATGACCTGACACTGTACCCCCGCCGGGTGAGCTGCCGCCACGCGGCGGGTGTTA from Deinococcus ficus includes:
- the icd gene encoding NADP-dependent isocitrate dehydrogenase; translation: MDKHIKVPATGEKITMQNGKLTVPNHPIIPFVEGDGTGPDIWRASVRVFDAAVEKAYGGERKLEWMEVYAGEKALTVYGANEWLPESTLVAFREYLFGIKGPLTTPVGTGIRSINVALRQELDLYACVRPVQYFEGVPSPVKRPQDVDMVIFRENTEDIYAGIEWKAGTDEAEKLRGFLMREMGVNKIRFPDSSSFGVKPVSREGTERLVRAAIQFAIDNGRKSVTLVHKGNIMKFTEGGFRDWGYELAKREFGGVELDGGPWLQLPGGIVIKDVIADNFLQQILLRPTDYDVVATLNLNGDYLSDALAAQVGGIGIAPGANINYVTGHAIFEATHGTAPKYAGKDVINPSSVILSGEMMLRYMGWTEAADLILKALDATIQDKTVTYDFARSMEGSTEVKTSEFADRIIGHIQQG